A genomic stretch from Budorcas taxicolor isolate Tak-1 chromosome 15, Takin1.1, whole genome shotgun sequence includes:
- the LOC128060149 gene encoding olfactory receptor 4A47-like, which produces MEQRENVTEFVLLGLTQSVQGQRILFVVFLLIYTVTMVGNLLIVLTVVLSPTLDAPMYFFLGYLSFMDAFYSTSITPNTIIDLLYAKKTISFQACMTQLFTEHLFSGAEVFLLVVMAYDRYLAICRPLHYLTIMNQRVCVLMLLLAWVGGFLHALLHIIFFYNLPFCGPNVIDHFGCDTYPLLKLACTDTHITAVTVVANDGAICVTIFTLLLISYGVILCSLKNLSREGKHKALSTCGSHITVVVLFFVPCIFTYVGPPVILPIDKYFAVFYTIVTPMLNPLIYTLRNGEMQNAMKKLWIRKKQ; this is translated from the coding sequence ATGGAACAAAGGGAAAATGTAACTGAGTTTGTCCTCTTGGGGCTCACTCAGAGTGTCCAGGGGCAGAGAATTTTATTTGTCGTGTTCTTGCTCATTTACACTGTGACCATGGTGGGCAACCTACTCATTGTCCTGACGGTGGTACTCAGCCCAACACTGGATGCCCCTATGTACTTCTTTCTTGGCTACTTATCATTTATGGATGCTTTTTATTCTACTTCAATCACCCCGAACACAATTATAGACTTACTCTATGCGAAGAAAACCATTTCATTTCAAGCTTGCATGACCCAGCTGTTTACAGAGCATCTATTTAGTGGTGCTGAGGTTTTTCTCCTGGTtgtcatggcctatgaccgctaccTGGCCATCTGCAGACCCTTGCATTATTTGACAATCATGAATCAGAGAGTGTGTGTTCTGATGCTGCTATTGGCTTGGGTTGGTGGGTTTTTACATGCTCtacttcatataatttttttttacaacctTCCATTCTGTGGCCCTAATGTCATTGACCACTTTGGGTGTGACACGTATCCTTTGTTAAAACTGGCCTGCACTGACACCCACATTACTGCCGTCACAGTAGTTGCCAACGATGGGGCCATCTGTGTAACCATTTTCACACTCTTACTCATCTCCTATGGGGTCATCCTGTGCTCCTTGAAGAATCTCAGTAGGGAAGGGAAGCATAAAGCCTTGTCCACCTGTGGCTCCCACATCACTGTGGTGGTCCTCTTCTTTGTGCCCTGTATTTTTACGTATGTGGGACCTCCTGTTATCTTACCCATTGATAAATACTTTGCTGTGTTTTACACCATTGTCACCCCTATGCTGAACCCTCTAATCTATACTCTGAGAAATGGAGAGATGCAAAATGCCATGAAAAAGCTCTGGatcagaaaaaaacaatga
- the LOC128060131 gene encoding olfactory receptor 4A47-like codes for MEQRSNVTEFVLLGLTQSPQGQKILFVIFLLIYTVTMVGNLLIVLTVVVSPTLDAPMYFFLGNLSFTDAVYSTTVTPNMITDLFYVRKTISFQACMIQLFTEHLFGGAEILLLVVMAYDRYVAICKPLHYMTIMNQWICILLLLLAWAGGFLHAITHILFFYNLPFCGPNVMDHFACDMYPLLKLACTDIRIIGFTVLANDGAISVVIFTLLLISYGVILRSLKNLSQEGRHKALSTCGSHITVVALFFVPCLFLYVRPPSTLPIDKYLAVFYTIVTPMLNPLIYTLRSGEMQNAMKKLWIRRRK; via the coding sequence ATGGAACAAAGGAGCAATGTAACTGAGTTTGTCCTCTTGGGGCTCACTCAGAGCCCCCAGGGTCAGAAAATACTCTTTGTCATCTTCTTGCTCATCTACACGGTGACCATGGTGGGCAATCTCCTCATTGTCCTGACTGTGGTGGTCAGCCCAACCCTGGATGCCCCTATGTACTTCTTTCTTGGCAACTTATCATTTACGGATGCTGTCTATTCTACTACAGTCACCCCAAATATGATTACAGACTTATTCTATGTGAGAAAAACCATTTCATTCCAAGCTTGCATGATCCAACTTTTTACAGAGCACTTATTTGGTGGTGCTGAGATTTTACTCCTGGTtgtcatggcctatgaccgctacgtGGCCATCTGCAAACCTTTGCATTACATGACAATCATGAATCAATGGATATGCATTCTGTTACTGCTGTTAGCCTGGGCTGGTGGGTTTTTACATGCGATCActcatattctctttttttacaACCTTCCCTTCTGTGGTCCCAATGTCATGGACCACTTCGCATGTGACATGTACCCCTTGTTAAAACTGGCCTGCACTGACATCCGTATTATCGGCTTCACAGTGCTGGCTAATGACGGGGCCATCAGTGTGGTCATCTTCACACTGTTACTCATCTCCTATGGGGTCATCCTGCGCTCCCTGAAGAATCTTAGTCAGGAAGGCAGGCACAAAGCCTTGTCCACCTGTGGCTCCCACATCACTGTGGTGGCCCTCTTCTTTGTGCCCTGTCTTTTTCTGTATGTGAGACCTCCTTCCACGTTACCCATTGATAAATACTTGGCTGTGTTTTACACCATTGTCACCCCTATGCTGAACCCTCTCATCTATACTCTGAGAAGCGGTGAGATGCAGAATGCCATGAAGAAGCTCTGgatcagaagaagaaaatga